One window of the Conexibacter sp. SYSU D00693 genome contains the following:
- the rd gene encoding rubredoxin, whose translation MSETATAQKWICVSCGFIYDPEEGDPDGGIPPGTAFEDIPDSWFCPVCGARKKDFEVFAD comes from the coding sequence ATGAGCGAGACGGCGACGGCGCAGAAGTGGATCTGCGTCTCCTGCGGGTTCATCTACGACCCTGAGGAGGGTGACCCCGACGGCGGCATCCCGCCCGGAACCGCGTTCGAGGACATCCCCGACTCGTGGTTCTGCCCCGTCTGCGGCGCCCGCAAGAAGGACTTCGAGGTCTTCGCGGACTAG
- a CDS encoding adenosylmethionine--8-amino-7-oxononanoate transaminase — protein sequence MTTAPDWDALLAADREHVWHPYGPMPAATTQLPVVAAQGTRLRLADGRELLDAMSSWWCALHGHRHPAIDAAMHAQLDVLPHVMFGGLTHEPAIRLAQRLVDLTPPGLEHVFFADSGSVAVEVALKMALQAARATHGEGRTKVLTVRGGYHGDTFEAMAICDPVGGMHSLFTGALTVHRFGPTPPPGGLDSPLDDAWAAELDALAERHAGELAAIVVEPVVQGAGGMRFHSPACVRHLRALADHHGLLLVLDEIATGFGRTGALFACEHAGVAPDVLCVGKALTGGALTLAATLCTPAVARAISGGDGGALMHGPTFMANPLACAAGLASTGLLLDGAWRDDVARIEAGLREGLAGARGLDGVADVRVLGAIGVVQLDGPVDVPAATAAAVERGVWIRPFRDLVYVMPPYVTTDDELAQVTDAVTAAAAAGRVGCGA from the coding sequence GTGACGACGGCCCCTGACTGGGACGCCCTGCTCGCCGCGGATCGCGAGCACGTCTGGCACCCCTACGGGCCGATGCCCGCGGCGACCACGCAGCTGCCCGTGGTCGCGGCCCAGGGCACGCGGCTGCGCCTCGCCGACGGCCGCGAGCTGCTCGACGCCATGAGCTCGTGGTGGTGCGCCCTGCACGGCCACCGCCATCCCGCGATCGACGCGGCGATGCACGCGCAGCTCGACGTCCTGCCCCACGTGATGTTCGGCGGCCTGACGCACGAGCCCGCGATCCGCCTGGCCCAGCGCCTGGTCGACCTGACGCCGCCGGGGCTCGAGCACGTCTTCTTCGCGGACTCCGGGTCGGTCGCCGTCGAGGTCGCGCTGAAGATGGCGCTGCAGGCGGCGCGCGCGACGCACGGCGAGGGCCGAACGAAGGTCCTCACCGTGCGCGGCGGCTACCACGGCGACACGTTCGAGGCGATGGCGATCTGCGACCCGGTCGGTGGGATGCACTCGCTCTTCACGGGCGCGCTGACGGTCCACCGCTTCGGCCCGACGCCGCCGCCGGGTGGCCTCGACAGCCCGCTGGACGACGCGTGGGCCGCGGAGCTCGACGCGCTGGCCGAGCGCCACGCCGGAGAGCTGGCGGCGATCGTCGTCGAGCCCGTCGTGCAGGGCGCGGGCGGCATGCGCTTCCACAGCCCGGCGTGCGTGCGCCACCTGCGCGCGCTGGCCGACCACCACGGGCTGCTGCTCGTGCTGGACGAGATCGCCACCGGGTTCGGGCGCACCGGTGCGCTGTTCGCCTGCGAGCACGCGGGCGTCGCGCCCGACGTCCTGTGCGTCGGCAAGGCGCTGACGGGTGGGGCCCTCACCCTGGCCGCGACGCTCTGCACGCCGGCCGTCGCGCGGGCCATCTCGGGCGGCGACGGCGGCGCGCTCATGCACGGGCCGACGTTCATGGCCAACCCGCTGGCCTGCGCAGCGGGCCTCGCGTCGACCGGCCTGCTGCTCGACGGCGCCTGGCGGGACGACGTCGCCCGCATCGAGGCCGGGCTGCGGGAGGGGCTCGCGGGCGCGCGCGGCCTCGACGGCGTGGCCGACGTCCGGGTCCTGGGCGCCATCGGCGTGGTCCAGCTCGACGGCCCGGTCGACGTCCCGGCGGCGACCGCGGCGGCCGTCGAGCGCGGTGTCTGGATCCGGCCGTTCCGCGACCTCGTCTACGTCATGCCGCCCTACGTCACGACCGACGACGAGCTGGCGCAGGTCACCGACGCCGTGACCGCCGCCGCGGCCGCCGGGCGGGTAGGTTGCGGGGCATGA
- a CDS encoding spermidine synthase, whose amino-acid sequence MPASDRAIRLIAFVVGASSLGAEIAAARLLAPFFGDSTVIWANTIATVLVALSAGYAVGGRWADRDPTLRGLCRIVLAAAVLLAAVPFVAGPFLRVSVDALDSVEAGAFVGSLIGVLVLVATPVFLLGMVSPFAVRLSVAAVDEAGRVAGRLSAISTLGSLTGTFASALVLVPFLGTRRTFLVYALALAVVAVLGLRDRRVLLAPAAVLALIALPVGTVKDEVGDGARVVWERETEYQYARVVEASDGERTLELNEGQAIHSIYRPGRWLTGNYWDEPLVLPFATRAQPPRSIAILGGAAGTVARSYGRFFPRTRVDLVEIDGELLEAGRELFDLRGPDLHLHSDDARPWLRRTDRDFDVLFVDAYRQPYIPFYLTTTEFFELCQDRLAPGGMVVINVGHPEESDELERVLTRTMGSVFRTVLRDPSRPTNTQLVATDAPASAAGIERAAASLPPDLAATARATAARLAPGLDGGTVYTDDKAPVEWLVDSSIVDVAAEGER is encoded by the coding sequence ATGCCCGCCTCGGACCGCGCGATCCGGCTCATCGCGTTCGTGGTGGGGGCCTCCTCGCTGGGCGCGGAGATCGCCGCCGCCCGCCTCCTGGCGCCGTTCTTCGGCGACTCGACGGTCATCTGGGCCAACACGATCGCCACGGTCCTCGTCGCGCTGAGCGCCGGCTACGCCGTCGGCGGCCGCTGGGCCGACCGCGACCCGACGCTGCGCGGCCTGTGCCGCATCGTCCTCGCAGCGGCGGTGCTCCTCGCCGCGGTCCCCTTCGTCGCCGGGCCGTTCCTGCGCGTCTCCGTCGACGCGCTGGACAGCGTCGAGGCGGGCGCGTTCGTCGGCTCGCTCATCGGCGTGCTCGTGCTGGTCGCGACGCCGGTCTTCCTGCTGGGCATGGTCTCGCCGTTCGCGGTGCGCCTCAGCGTCGCCGCGGTCGACGAGGCGGGTCGCGTCGCGGGGCGGCTCTCGGCGATCTCGACGCTCGGGTCGCTCACCGGCACCTTCGCCAGCGCCCTGGTGCTCGTGCCGTTCCTCGGCACGCGCCGGACGTTCCTGGTCTACGCGCTGGCGCTCGCCGTCGTCGCCGTGCTCGGGCTGCGCGACCGCCGCGTCCTGCTCGCCCCCGCCGCGGTCCTCGCGCTCATCGCCCTGCCGGTCGGCACGGTCAAGGACGAGGTCGGCGACGGCGCGCGGGTCGTGTGGGAGCGCGAGACCGAGTACCAGTACGCGCGCGTCGTCGAGGCCAGCGACGGCGAGCGCACGCTCGAGCTCAACGAGGGGCAGGCGATCCACTCGATCTACCGCCCGGGACGATGGTTGACGGGCAACTACTGGGACGAGCCGCTGGTCCTCCCGTTCGCGACGCGCGCCCAGCCGCCGCGGTCGATCGCCATCCTGGGCGGCGCCGCCGGGACGGTCGCGCGCTCCTACGGGCGCTTCTTCCCGCGCACGCGCGTGGACCTCGTGGAGATCGACGGCGAGCTGCTCGAGGCCGGCAGGGAGCTCTTCGACCTGCGCGGGCCCGACCTCCACCTGCACAGCGACGACGCGCGGCCGTGGCTGCGGCGGACCGACCGCGACTTCGACGTGCTCTTCGTCGACGCCTACCGCCAGCCCTACATCCCGTTCTACCTGACCACGACGGAGTTCTTCGAGCTCTGCCAGGACCGGCTGGCGCCGGGCGGGATGGTGGTCATCAACGTCGGCCACCCGGAGGAGAGCGACGAGCTCGAGCGGGTGCTGACGCGGACGATGGGCTCGGTGTTCCGGACCGTCCTGCGCGACCCGAGCCGGCCGACCAACACGCAGCTCGTGGCGACCGACGCGCCGGCGAGCGCGGCGGGCATCGAGCGCGCGGCCGCGTCCCTGCCGCCGGACCTCGCCGCGACCGCGCGGGCGACCGCCGCGCGCCTGGCCCCCGGCCTCGACGGCGGCACCGTCTACACCGACGACAAGGCGCCGGTGGAGTGGCTCGTGGACTCGTCCATCGTCGACGTGGCGGCCGAGGGTGAGCGCTGA
- a CDS encoding VOC family protein, with translation MDGIDHLDLVVSDLERSLAWYRGLLGPLGWIRTAEIEGERGERVVYLGRVGGRGSVSLRQQQSDAHEVPYDRYGIGLHHLAFAATSRAAVDATAAWLREQGAEVESGPEEKGYTPGYYAVFFRDPDGIKLEVLHRPEEADLMRAVQSLGERLAALEQRLSG, from the coding sequence ATGGACGGCATCGACCACCTCGACCTCGTCGTCTCCGACCTCGAGCGCAGCCTCGCCTGGTACCGCGGGCTGCTCGGGCCGCTCGGGTGGATCCGCACCGCGGAGATCGAGGGCGAGCGGGGAGAGCGGGTGGTCTACCTCGGCCGGGTCGGCGGGCGTGGGTCGGTGAGCCTGCGCCAGCAGCAGTCCGACGCGCACGAGGTGCCCTACGACCGCTACGGGATCGGCCTGCACCACCTGGCGTTCGCGGCGACGTCGCGGGCGGCGGTCGACGCGACCGCGGCGTGGCTGCGCGAGCAGGGCGCGGAGGTCGAGTCCGGACCCGAGGAGAAGGGCTACACGCCCGGCTACTACGCGGTCTTCTTCCGCGACCCGGACGGGATCAAGCTCGAGGTCCTGCACCGCCCGGAGGAGGCGGACCTCATGCGGGCGGTGCAGTCCCTCGGCGAGCGCCTCGCGGCGCTCGAGCAGCGGCTGTCCGGCTAG
- a CDS encoding peroxiredoxin, whose protein sequence is MTLTIGDTAPDFEADTTEGRIKFHDWIGDSWAVLFSHPRNFTPVCTTELGYMASIKPEFDKRGAKIIGLSVDPLENHETWAQDIGETQGTAPNYPLISDHDFTVSKLYGMLPKDVEGDPTQRTPAQNATLRNVFVIGPDKKVKLVLIYPMTTGRNFDEVLRVLDSLQLTAKHAVATPAQWQRGDDVIIAGSVSDEQAKEKYPEGFEAPRPWLRIVPDPEKSAA, encoded by the coding sequence GTGACTCTGACCATCGGCGACACCGCGCCGGACTTCGAGGCCGACACCACCGAGGGCCGCATCAAGTTCCACGACTGGATCGGCGACAGCTGGGCCGTCCTGTTCTCCCACCCGCGGAACTTCACGCCCGTCTGCACGACGGAGCTCGGCTACATGGCCTCCATCAAGCCGGAGTTCGACAAGCGCGGCGCGAAGATCATCGGGCTCTCCGTCGACCCGCTCGAGAACCACGAGACGTGGGCGCAGGACATCGGCGAGACCCAGGGCACCGCGCCGAACTACCCGCTGATCTCGGACCACGACTTCACCGTGTCCAAGCTCTACGGGATGCTGCCCAAGGACGTCGAGGGCGACCCGACGCAGCGCACGCCCGCCCAGAACGCGACGCTGCGCAACGTCTTCGTCATCGGGCCCGACAAGAAGGTCAAGCTCGTGCTCATCTACCCCATGACCACGGGCCGCAACTTCGACGAGGTCCTGCGCGTCCTCGACTCGCTGCAGCTCACGGCCAAGCACGCGGTCGCCACGCCCGCCCAGTGGCAGCGCGGCGACGACGTGATCATCGCCGGCTCGGTCAGCGACGAGCAGGCCAAGGAGAAGTACCCCGAGGGCTTCGAGGCGCCGCGCCCCTGGCTGCGGATCGTCCCGGACCCCGAGAAGTCCGCGGCCTAG
- the bioD gene encoding dethiobiotin synthase, giving the protein MQGLPGVRGLFVTATDTGVGKTVLAAALCAALRERGVRVAAAKPVVTGLDEPEPGVPLDHELLAACTGQRPDEVTATTFGPAVSPHLAAQQAGVTLELEDLVAAARRAGEDAEALVVEGVGGLLVPFSDRATVRDLVAALGLPVVVAARAGLGTINHTLLTVEAARAAGLDVRAVVLTPWPAAPSAMEGSNRATIATRTGLEVHVLRETALEPAALAAAAAELPVDGWLGQGVT; this is encoded by the coding sequence TTGCAGGGACTTCCCGGCGTACGCGGGCTCTTCGTCACCGCGACCGACACGGGCGTCGGCAAGACCGTCCTGGCGGCGGCGCTCTGCGCGGCGCTCCGGGAGCGCGGGGTGCGGGTCGCGGCGGCCAAGCCGGTCGTGACCGGCCTGGACGAGCCCGAGCCGGGCGTGCCGCTGGACCACGAGCTGCTGGCCGCCTGCACCGGCCAGCGCCCCGACGAGGTGACCGCGACGACCTTCGGCCCTGCGGTCTCCCCGCACCTGGCGGCGCAGCAGGCCGGCGTGACGCTCGAGCTGGAGGACCTCGTCGCCGCGGCCCGGCGGGCGGGCGAGGACGCCGAGGCGCTCGTGGTCGAGGGCGTCGGCGGCCTGCTCGTGCCGTTCTCGGACCGCGCGACGGTCCGCGACCTCGTCGCGGCGCTGGGGCTGCCGGTCGTCGTGGCGGCCCGTGCGGGGCTCGGGACGATCAACCACACGCTGCTGACGGTCGAGGCGGCGCGGGCCGCCGGGCTCGACGTCCGGGCCGTCGTCCTCACGCCCTGGCCGGCGGCGCCGAGCGCGATGGAGGGCTCGAACCGCGCGACGATCGCCACGCGGACGGGGCTCGAGGTCCACGTCCTGCGGGAGACGGCGCTCGAGCCCGCCGCCCTGGCCGCCGCAGCGGCCGAGCTGCCCGTCGACGGCTGGCTCGGCCAGGGGGTTACGTGA
- the bioF gene encoding 8-amino-7-oxononanoate synthase produces the protein MRVVSGPQGPRVVLDGKPVLLLCSNDYLGLADHPQVREAAADAAMRWGAGAGASRLVSGTMTVHRKLEERLAAFKGTEAAVLFGAGYLANVGVLGAVAQVAGRDPVVFSDALNHASIIDGCRLARAEVAVYDHCDVEHLGWLLERHRGRGAVVVTDSVFSMDGDVAPLTELVELAQRFGARTVVDDAHGTGCVGPGGRGAVAEAGLEGQVDVVVGTLGKALGSYGAFAACSSAMRDLLVNTARSLIFSTAPPPPAVAAACAALELVEAQPDRPAQLQANAGALRDALAREGFEVAGSTTQVVPLVVGDAEQAMAFCEAAIEGGVFAQAIRPPTVPEGTSRLRLAVMASHTKDDLREAARTLGRAALRAGFRPGAGVPVAAAQPAGPRSWDRRQAA, from the coding sequence ATGCGGGTCGTGAGCGGGCCGCAGGGCCCGCGCGTCGTCCTGGACGGCAAGCCGGTCCTGCTGCTGTGCTCGAACGACTACCTCGGGCTGGCCGACCACCCGCAGGTCCGCGAGGCGGCGGCCGACGCGGCCATGCGCTGGGGCGCCGGCGCGGGCGCGTCGCGCCTGGTCAGCGGGACGATGACCGTCCACCGCAAGCTCGAGGAGCGCCTCGCGGCGTTCAAGGGCACCGAGGCGGCGGTGCTCTTCGGCGCCGGCTACCTGGCCAACGTCGGGGTGCTCGGGGCGGTCGCCCAGGTCGCGGGCCGCGACCCGGTCGTCTTCAGCGACGCGCTCAACCACGCGTCGATCATCGACGGCTGCCGGCTCGCGCGCGCCGAGGTCGCGGTCTACGACCACTGCGACGTCGAGCACCTCGGCTGGCTGCTCGAGCGCCACCGCGGGCGCGGGGCCGTCGTGGTGACCGACTCGGTGTTCTCGATGGACGGCGACGTGGCGCCCCTGACCGAGCTCGTCGAGCTCGCGCAGCGCTTCGGGGCGCGGACGGTCGTCGACGACGCGCACGGCACGGGCTGCGTCGGGCCGGGCGGCCGCGGCGCGGTGGCCGAGGCGGGGCTCGAGGGCCAGGTCGACGTCGTCGTCGGGACGCTGGGCAAGGCGCTGGGCTCCTACGGCGCGTTCGCCGCGTGCTCGTCGGCGATGCGCGACCTCCTGGTGAACACCGCGCGGTCGCTCATCTTCTCCACGGCGCCGCCGCCGCCCGCGGTTGCCGCCGCCTGCGCGGCCCTCGAGCTGGTCGAGGCCCAGCCTGACCGCCCGGCACAGCTGCAGGCCAACGCGGGCGCGCTGCGCGACGCGCTGGCGCGCGAGGGCTTCGAGGTCGCGGGCTCGACGACCCAGGTCGTGCCGCTCGTGGTCGGCGACGCCGAGCAGGCCATGGCGTTCTGCGAGGCGGCGATCGAGGGCGGGGTCTTCGCTCAGGCGATCCGGCCTCCGACGGTCCCCGAGGGCACCTCGCGCCTGCGCCTGGCGGTCATGGCGTCGCACACCAAGGACGACCTGCGCGAGGCGGCGCGGACGCTCGGCCGTGCCGCGCTGCGCGCGGGCTTCCGGCCGGGCGCCGGCGTCCCGGTCGCCGCCGCGCAGCCGGCCGGGCCCCGGTCCTGGGACCGTCGCCAGGCGGCCTAG
- the bioB gene encoding biotin synthase BioB, with protein MPPLITPEEAHRLGELEDHDDILALVERAWQARQEHHGDSTDLCSLVNAKSGGCAEDCGFCAQSRFAEAETPMHALMEPEQMLEHAKAAEAAGAHRFCMVTQGQGLSKRDFEKVLEGARLVAQHTNLKRCASIGHMSVSRAKALKDAGIQRVHHNVETAESYYPEVSTTVRYEGRLRTIDAVREAGLETCVGGILNLGESRAQRVEMAFELSKIDPTSVPINLLNPRPGTKFGDRDYLDPWEAVKWIAIFRLILPRALFRLCGGRVENLGELQPLAVKAGLNGVMMGNFLTTLGTTPDYDRKMFTDLGLNVGRWEDNGSNPRPDNRSGVLEGETPDVIGDFLDTPEQAEAAGIEISLWDPSTALRYQKKTKVPPRPDGAPNRWPGSAPPPAEPAQLTGMPFGH; from the coding sequence ATGCCGCCGCTGATCACGCCCGAGGAGGCCCATCGCCTCGGGGAGCTCGAGGACCACGACGACATCCTGGCGCTCGTGGAGCGGGCGTGGCAGGCGCGTCAGGAGCACCACGGCGACTCGACGGACCTCTGCTCGCTGGTCAACGCGAAGTCCGGCGGCTGCGCCGAGGACTGCGGCTTCTGCGCCCAGTCGCGCTTCGCCGAGGCCGAGACGCCGATGCACGCGCTCATGGAGCCCGAGCAGATGCTCGAGCACGCCAAGGCCGCCGAGGCCGCCGGCGCCCACCGCTTCTGCATGGTCACCCAGGGCCAGGGCCTGTCCAAGCGCGACTTCGAGAAGGTCCTCGAGGGCGCCCGCCTGGTCGCGCAGCACACGAACCTCAAGCGCTGCGCCTCGATCGGCCACATGAGCGTGTCCCGGGCCAAGGCGCTGAAGGACGCGGGCATCCAGCGCGTCCACCACAACGTCGAGACCGCCGAGTCCTACTACCCCGAGGTCTCGACGACGGTCCGCTACGAGGGCCGGCTGCGCACGATCGACGCGGTCCGCGAGGCCGGGCTCGAGACGTGCGTCGGCGGCATCCTCAACCTCGGCGAGTCGCGCGCCCAGCGCGTCGAGATGGCCTTCGAGCTGTCGAAGATCGACCCGACCTCGGTGCCGATCAACCTGCTCAACCCGCGTCCGGGCACGAAGTTCGGCGACCGCGACTACCTGGACCCGTGGGAGGCGGTGAAGTGGATCGCCATCTTCCGGCTGATCCTCCCGCGCGCGCTGTTCCGCCTCTGCGGCGGGCGTGTCGAGAACCTCGGCGAGCTCCAGCCGCTGGCGGTCAAGGCCGGCCTCAACGGCGTGATGATGGGCAACTTCCTCACCACGCTGGGCACGACGCCCGACTACGACCGCAAGATGTTCACCGACCTGGGCCTGAACGTCGGGCGTTGGGAGGACAACGGCTCCAACCCGCGCCCCGACAACCGCTCGGGCGTCCTCGAGGGTGAGACGCCGGACGTCATCGGCGACTTCCTCGACACCCCGGAGCAGGCCGAGGCCGCGGGCATCGAGATCTCGCTCTGGGACCCGTCGACCGCGCTGCGCTACCAGAAGAAGACGAAGGTCCCGCCGCGGCCCGACGGCGCGCCCAACCGCTGGCCCGGCAGCGCGCCGCCGCCCGCGGAGCCCGCGCAGCTCACCGGCATGCCCTTCGGGCACTAG
- a CDS encoding exodeoxyribonuclease III, with the protein MRLVTWNVNSLKARMPRVLQLLEEVGPDVVCLQETKAEAAAFPADELAEAGYEAAHHSGGRWAGVAVLARSGRARGEEVHGLPGEARPEEARWVEAEVDGVRVISTYVVNGREVDSPWFAEKLAFLDAMAARVRALREARPDQPVVLAGDLNVCRDDRDVYDPAAFAGSTHVTAQERERLEALLDAGGLVDAYRDVDPDGQLFTWWDYRAGHFHKGLGLRIDYVLAGGLEVRDYAMLRDFRKGSKPSDHAPVLVELGRP; encoded by the coding sequence GTGCGCCTGGTCACCTGGAACGTCAACTCCCTCAAGGCGCGGATGCCGCGTGTGCTCCAGCTCCTCGAGGAGGTCGGGCCCGACGTCGTCTGCCTCCAGGAGACCAAGGCCGAGGCCGCGGCGTTCCCCGCCGACGAGCTCGCCGAGGCCGGGTACGAGGCCGCACACCACAGCGGCGGGCGCTGGGCCGGCGTGGCGGTGCTGGCGCGCTCCGGCCGGGCCCGGGGCGAGGAGGTCCACGGGCTGCCGGGCGAGGCGCGCCCCGAGGAGGCGCGGTGGGTCGAGGCCGAGGTCGACGGCGTGCGCGTGATCTCGACCTACGTCGTCAACGGCCGCGAGGTCGACTCGCCGTGGTTCGCCGAGAAGCTCGCGTTCCTCGATGCGATGGCCGCGCGCGTGCGCGCGCTGCGCGAGGCGCGCCCCGACCAGCCCGTCGTGCTCGCCGGCGACCTCAACGTCTGCCGTGACGACCGCGACGTCTACGACCCGGCGGCGTTCGCCGGCTCGACGCACGTCACCGCGCAGGAGCGCGAGCGCCTCGAGGCGCTGCTCGACGCCGGCGGGCTCGTCGACGCCTACCGCGACGTCGACCCCGACGGGCAGCTCTTCACCTGGTGGGACTACCGCGCCGGGCACTTCCACAAGGGGCTCGGGCTGCGCATCGACTACGTCCTGGCCGGCGGGCTCGAGGTCCGCGACTACGCGATGCTGCGCGACTTCCGCAAGGGCTCCAAGCCCTCCGACCACGCGCCGGTGCTCGTCGAGCTCGGCCGTCCGTGA
- a CDS encoding AI-2E family transporter, producing MAARQDQPVLRPLARTCLELLLVAAVAIGVTLALWRLRLVVLPTFVALLLTTLLLPLVRRLRDGLGVPSAAAAGLAMLATLGVLAIALVLLVPPVVDEVGQVGSSAREGLDEVTQWLSDGPLAIDPADVDRATDQAVDALRDNLGGIGRGVIGGATIAAEVVAGFLIALVLTFFFLHDGDRIWRWILSLVPQRHRRQVDGFGHDALAALGGYLRGVIFVALVDATFIGIGLAVLGVPLVLPLAVLTFVAAFVPLVGAVTAGAVAALVALVTEGVVDAVLVVVIVTAVQQLEGDLLYPVVVGRSIDLHPVATLLAVTGGGVLGGIAGAAVAVPVAAVVWTGVKRARDVAGPGPAPPVPEPETPQ from the coding sequence ATGGCCGCTCGCCAGGACCAGCCCGTGCTGCGCCCGCTCGCCCGGACGTGCCTCGAGCTCCTGCTCGTCGCGGCCGTGGCGATCGGGGTGACGCTCGCGCTGTGGCGGCTGCGGCTCGTGGTCCTGCCGACGTTCGTGGCCCTGCTGCTGACCACGCTCCTCCTGCCGCTGGTGCGGCGCCTGCGCGACGGGCTCGGGGTGCCCAGCGCCGCGGCCGCCGGGCTCGCGATGCTGGCGACCCTCGGGGTCCTGGCCATCGCGCTCGTCCTGCTCGTGCCGCCGGTGGTCGACGAGGTCGGGCAGGTCGGGTCGAGCGCCCGTGAGGGCCTGGACGAGGTGACGCAGTGGCTCAGCGACGGGCCGCTGGCCATCGACCCGGCCGACGTCGACCGGGCCACGGACCAGGCGGTCGACGCGCTGCGCGACAACCTGGGCGGGATCGGGCGCGGGGTCATCGGCGGCGCGACGATCGCCGCGGAGGTCGTGGCCGGCTTCCTCATCGCGCTGGTGCTGACGTTCTTCTTCCTGCACGACGGCGATCGGATCTGGCGCTGGATCCTGTCCCTCGTCCCCCAGCGCCACCGCCGCCAGGTCGACGGCTTCGGCCACGACGCGCTCGCGGCGCTCGGCGGCTACCTGCGGGGCGTGATCTTCGTCGCGCTGGTCGACGCGACGTTCATCGGCATCGGCCTGGCCGTGCTCGGGGTGCCGCTCGTCCTGCCCCTGGCGGTGCTCACGTTCGTCGCCGCGTTCGTCCCGCTCGTGGGTGCCGTGACCGCGGGTGCGGTCGCCGCGCTGGTGGCGCTCGTGACCGAGGGCGTGGTCGACGCGGTGCTCGTCGTCGTGATCGTGACCGCGGTGCAGCAGCTCGAGGGCGACCTGCTGTACCCCGTCGTCGTGGGCCGCTCGATCGACCTGCACCCCGTCGCCACGCTGCTGGCCGTCACGGGCGGGGGCGTGCTCGGGGGCATCGCGGGCGCGGCGGTCGCCGTGCCCGTGGCCGCCGTGGTCTGGACGGGCGTGAAGCGGGCGCGCGACGTCGCCGGACCCGGACCGGCGCCGCCCGTGCCCGAGCCGGAGACCCCGCAGTAG